In a genomic window of Flavobacteriales bacterium:
- a CDS encoding SpoIIE family protein phosphatase, which produces MEKLKILLLEDEESDALLVLATLRSAGLVFEYEHVENQFQFLDKLDTSTPDIILSDYGLRGYNGLAALRDKKQHGMTCPFILVTGSLPDEVAVACLKAGVDDYVLKDRLSRLPDAIKQALDRQRSDKERRKALEDLIRSQKRLESAERMAMVGNWEWNIGTGVISWSDEMYRIVGADRDSYTPTNDSFLNMIIPEDAPDANQISKDMGHGKMPDMNSRFRIKTLDGQIKMLSSISKSNGKSMESGELKIFGTMQDITLQFLTEKALRDLTEELETRVKQRTSELENANSLLKRKNEEMTDSINYAQLIQKALLAKLDECKAMFPKSFVFWKPRDIVSGDFYWQYHNDDYDYIAVVDCTGHGVPGAFMSMIGHQLLNEVVIKKGSTEPGNILQELDESVDKALFGHAGKGVRDGMDLILCRIDRVERKICFSGAFRPLFHSTAKGLMEYRGNRNPIGNYDSSNCTKVYEQICVDFEEGDTIYLTSDGYYSQFGGPKGKKMMKKRFKELLERLQPQPIDLQYEAIDTYLNEWQGDCEQVDDILVIGIQF; this is translated from the coding sequence ATGGAAAAGTTGAAGATATTACTACTGGAAGATGAAGAATCGGATGCGTTGCTCGTGCTTGCCACACTGAGATCTGCCGGGTTGGTGTTTGAGTATGAGCATGTGGAAAATCAATTTCAATTTTTAGACAAACTTGACACAAGTACTCCCGATATCATCCTTTCTGACTACGGATTGAGAGGGTACAATGGTCTGGCTGCTTTGCGTGATAAAAAGCAGCATGGCATGACCTGCCCATTCATCTTGGTCACTGGTTCGCTTCCTGATGAAGTGGCCGTTGCATGTTTGAAGGCTGGCGTTGATGATTATGTACTTAAAGACCGATTGAGCCGATTGCCAGATGCCATCAAACAGGCACTCGATAGACAACGGTCTGATAAGGAAAGACGGAAAGCACTGGAAGACCTGATCAGAAGCCAGAAAAGGCTGGAATCGGCTGAACGCATGGCCATGGTGGGCAACTGGGAATGGAACATTGGGACAGGAGTGATCAGCTGGTCGGACGAAATGTATCGCATCGTTGGGGCTGATCGCGATAGCTACACACCTACCAATGATTCCTTTCTGAACATGATCATTCCGGAAGATGCTCCTGACGCCAATCAGATTTCCAAAGACATGGGACACGGCAAGATGCCGGATATGAACAGCCGATTCCGGATCAAAACCCTTGATGGCCAGATAAAGATGCTTAGCAGCATTTCTAAGAGCAACGGAAAAAGCATGGAAAGCGGAGAACTCAAGATCTTCGGAACCATGCAAGACATAACACTGCAATTCCTTACAGAAAAGGCACTAAGAGACCTTACAGAAGAACTTGAAACCCGCGTGAAACAGCGAACTTCTGAATTAGAAAATGCCAATTCCCTCCTCAAACGGAAAAACGAAGAAATGACCGACAGCATCAACTATGCCCAGTTGATCCAAAAAGCGCTACTCGCTAAACTCGATGAGTGTAAGGCCATGTTTCCAAAGTCTTTTGTTTTCTGGAAACCAAGAGATATTGTAAGTGGCGATTTCTACTGGCAATATCACAATGACGATTACGATTACATCGCAGTGGTCGATTGCACAGGACATGGCGTACCAGGTGCATTCATGTCCATGATCGGGCATCAGCTACTAAATGAGGTTGTGATCAAAAAAGGTTCTACCGAACCTGGAAACATCCTTCAGGAATTGGACGAAAGCGTTGACAAGGCCCTATTTGGCCATGCAGGAAAGGGTGTACGCGATGGAATGGATCTGATCCTTTGCAGAATAGACAGGGTCGAAAGGAAAATCTGCTTTTCCGGAGCTTTTCGCCCTCTTTTCCATTCCACAGCCAAGGGGCTAATGGAATACCGAGGTAATCGCAATCCCATTGGCAATTACGACTCTTCGAATTGCACGAAAGTCTACGAGCAAATCTGCGTTGATTTCGAAGAAGGCGATACGATCTACCTCACTTCCGATGGATACTATTCACAATTCGGTGGGCCAAAGGGCAAGAAAATGATGAAAAAGAGATTCAAAGAATTGCTGGAAAGATTACAACCGCAACCGATCGATCTTCAGTATGAAGCAATCGATACATATCTCAATGAATGGCAAGGCGATTGCGAGCAGGTGGATGACATTTTGGTGATCGGAATTCAATTTTAA
- a CDS encoding TonB-dependent receptor, translated as MKPLFIQFLCLLSPFWLLAQTQTIRGVVIDQENKMPIIGAAVVVVGSDPIIGTTTDLDGKFHLPKVKVGRIDLKITYLGYAPKTLSGIELFSGKELVLNVEMVEMVMKQDEVVVKATRKKDEVMNTMATVSARVFSTEEASRYAGTRNDVSRMATNFAGVRGANDATNDIVIRGNSPTGLLWRLEDVDIPNPNHFGNLGSTGGPVSMLNSNVLSNSDFMTAAFPAEYGNGISGVFDLKMRSGNNEKHEFMGQIGFNGVELGAEGPFSKKSGASYLINFRYSTLALFKLGGVDFGTGDATPQYSDVSFKVRIPTKKTGIYEIFGMGGISSIDFIASQSDDNSTNFYSQGGLDIYNRSKRGVVGFSHTYLFKNSSYLKTTLAGSTQLNQDVIDSVDAFKHPFDWYKQNFQDHRFQAHVYYKKKFNAKHNLKVGTRATVFYSILQDSSFVRAWNDYQTLTDFDGVTALIQPYAQWQWRWNDAWTMNTGLHGQVLTLNGSYTVEPRWGLQWKVNPRHRLSLAYGLHSQMVALDRYFLVMEDSLGNKQTPNRDLDFVKSHHVVLGYDWSLPFDMRIKLEAYYQYIYDAGIDRDSSSYSSLNVGSFTQDGPDDIVNGGTGTNYGLELTFEKFLTKGYYWLLTASLYDSKYVASDGVLRNTVFNGNYVLNVLGGYELQLNRKNPKLKQPKPNYSERQLKYFEKKQKSRLATKHSLKFDVKFTIAGGSRYTPIDLTASSIAKKAVYVDEQAYSKQFVPYYRLDLGLTYRMSRPKVTQEFSASCQNVTDKANPLYNQYNPDQNKLVNVNQLGIYPLLQYKVLF; from the coding sequence TTGAAGCCCCTGTTCATTCAGTTCTTATGTCTCCTATCTCCTTTCTGGTTGCTTGCGCAAACCCAGACAATCCGTGGTGTGGTTATCGATCAGGAGAATAAAATGCCAATCATTGGCGCGGCAGTAGTGGTTGTTGGAAGTGATCCCATCATAGGAACCACCACCGATCTGGACGGAAAATTCCACCTTCCCAAAGTAAAGGTTGGTCGCATCGACCTCAAGATCACCTATTTAGGTTATGCCCCAAAAACACTTTCAGGCATCGAACTTTTCAGCGGAAAAGAATTGGTGCTCAATGTGGAGATGGTGGAAATGGTGATGAAGCAGGACGAGGTAGTAGTTAAAGCTACGCGGAAAAAGGACGAGGTGATGAACACGATGGCAACCGTTTCAGCCCGTGTTTTTTCCACCGAAGAGGCTTCGCGCTATGCCGGCACTCGGAATGACGTTTCGCGTATGGCCACCAATTTTGCTGGTGTTCGTGGCGCCAATGATGCCACCAATGACATCGTTATCCGTGGAAACTCGCCTACAGGACTACTTTGGCGCTTGGAAGACGTTGATATTCCCAACCCGAACCATTTCGGAAACCTGGGTTCTACAGGCGGTCCGGTAAGCATGCTCAACAGCAATGTGCTTTCCAATTCCGACTTCATGACGGCTGCATTTCCAGCAGAATATGGTAATGGTATTTCGGGTGTTTTCGACCTGAAAATGCGGTCTGGAAACAATGAGAAGCACGAGTTCATGGGACAAATTGGCTTCAATGGTGTGGAGCTTGGGGCAGAAGGACCTTTCTCTAAGAAAAGTGGTGCTTCCTATCTGATCAATTTCCGCTATTCAACCCTTGCATTGTTCAAATTGGGCGGTGTCGATTTTGGAACGGGAGATGCCACACCACAATATTCGGATGTAAGCTTCAAAGTGCGTATTCCTACCAAGAAGACCGGTATCTACGAGATCTTTGGGATGGGCGGCATTAGCAGCATCGACTTTATTGCCAGTCAATCAGACGATAATTCGACCAATTTCTATTCGCAAGGCGGGCTCGATATCTATAACCGAAGCAAACGAGGCGTTGTAGGATTTTCGCACACGTATCTGTTTAAGAATAGTAGCTACCTGAAAACGACCTTAGCTGGTAGCACACAACTTAATCAGGATGTGATTGACAGTGTAGATGCGTTCAAACATCCGTTCGACTGGTATAAGCAGAACTTTCAGGACCACCGTTTCCAGGCTCACGTTTATTACAAGAAGAAATTCAATGCCAAGCATAACCTTAAGGTGGGAACACGTGCCACGGTTTTCTATTCCATTCTTCAGGATAGTTCGTTTGTCCGAGCTTGGAACGACTACCAGACACTGACTGATTTTGATGGCGTTACTGCGCTGATTCAACCTTACGCGCAGTGGCAGTGGCGATGGAATGATGCTTGGACCATGAACACAGGCCTGCATGGGCAAGTATTGACTCTCAACGGTTCGTACACGGTAGAGCCGAGATGGGGATTGCAATGGAAGGTCAACCCACGGCACAGACTTTCGCTCGCCTATGGTCTACACAGCCAAATGGTGGCTTTGGATAGGTATTTCTTAGTAATGGAAGATTCGCTGGGGAACAAGCAGACTCCCAATCGCGACCTAGACTTTGTAAAAAGCCACCACGTGGTGCTCGGATACGATTGGAGCCTGCCATTTGACATGCGCATCAAACTGGAAGCCTATTACCAATACATCTATGATGCGGGAATTGACCGCGATAGCAGTTCCTACTCATCGCTTAATGTGGGCAGTTTTACGCAAGATGGACCAGATGATATTGTGAATGGCGGAACGGGAACCAATTACGGATTGGAGCTCACATTCGAGAAATTCCTGACCAAAGGCTATTACTGGTTGCTTACTGCATCGCTCTACGATTCTAAATATGTGGCCAGCGATGGCGTGCTCCGCAACACGGTTTTCAACGGAAATTATGTACTGAACGTGCTTGGTGGATACGAACTTCAACTGAACAGAAAGAACCCGAAACTGAAGCAGCCGAAACCGAACTACAGCGAAAGGCAATTGAAGTATTTTGAAAAGAAGCAGAAGAGCAGATTGGCCACCAAGCATTCGCTCAAATTCGATGTGAAATTCACCATTGCTGGTGGGTCTCGCTATACGCCCATCGACCTCACAGCATCTTCCATTGCTAAAAAGGCGGTTTATGTGGATGAACAGGCTTACTCGAAACAATTTGTTCCGTACTATCGATTGGACCTTGGACTGACCTACCGAATGAGCCGACCAAAAGTGACACAGGAATTTTCAGCCTCTTGCCAAAATGTGACTGATAAGGCCAATCCGCTTTACAATCAATACAATCCCGATCAGAACAAACTGGTGAATGTGAACCAACTAGGCATCTATCCGTTGCTTCAATATAAGGTTCTGTTCTAG
- a CDS encoding HAMP domain-containing histidine kinase, translating into MEQMIDFFRKLLESEQFMPRWVCGKWTPLHGWMYILADLTIFLAYMAIPIAMVYFVRKRWGDLPFKRVFWLFIAFIALCGTTHLLDAIIFWIPLYRLNALVLVLTAVVSVATVVAMLKVIPEALAYKSPRELQSAVDTKTAELEARIAELNRLSVRISRKKEQVENFAYITSHNLRSPAANLVGLVRELAKTDSLEKKNEIMPMLVKSGNQLMSTLDDISHVLTQSSPLEDARQIDFHVLVNEIKLELNSEFRSSSAIVKEDFGECKSIVYAPDHLKSIFINLISNAIRYAHPQRSPVIELKTWIHDEHVFLECKDNGQGIDLIKHGQYLFRLYKTFHENAEGKGIGLFLVRHQLESLGGSIDVGSTEGKGTTFVVKFGSPTFEDHDNAQGEGIGNFT; encoded by the coding sequence ATGGAACAGATGATTGACTTTTTCAGAAAATTGCTCGAATCTGAGCAGTTCATGCCTCGCTGGGTGTGCGGAAAATGGACCCCTCTTCATGGTTGGATGTATATCCTTGCCGACCTGACTATTTTTCTCGCATACATGGCCATTCCCATTGCGATGGTCTATTTCGTCAGAAAGCGATGGGGAGATCTTCCTTTTAAACGAGTTTTCTGGCTGTTCATCGCGTTCATTGCCTTATGCGGAACAACACATTTGTTGGACGCCATCATTTTTTGGATTCCACTGTATAGGTTGAATGCGCTGGTATTGGTTCTAACGGCAGTTGTGTCGGTCGCGACCGTGGTCGCTATGCTTAAAGTTATTCCAGAAGCTTTAGCCTACAAAAGTCCTAGAGAACTACAGTCCGCTGTAGATACAAAAACGGCTGAGTTGGAAGCTAGAATCGCTGAGTTGAACCGCCTTTCCGTTCGCATCTCACGCAAGAAGGAACAGGTCGAAAATTTCGCTTACATCACTTCACACAATTTACGTTCGCCTGCAGCCAACCTTGTTGGGTTAGTGCGTGAATTGGCAAAAACCGATAGCTTAGAAAAAAAGAACGAGATCATGCCCATGCTGGTAAAGAGTGGGAATCAGCTGATGAGCACGTTAGACGATATTTCACACGTTCTTACCCAAAGCAGCCCATTGGAAGACGCCAGACAGATTGATTTTCATGTATTGGTGAATGAAATAAAACTTGAGTTGAATTCCGAATTCCGTTCAAGCAGCGCCATTGTCAAAGAAGATTTTGGCGAGTGTAAATCGATTGTTTATGCTCCTGATCATCTCAAGAGCATTTTCATCAACCTCATTTCCAATGCCATCCGGTACGCACATCCTCAGCGATCGCCAGTTATCGAACTGAAAACATGGATTCATGACGAGCATGTATTTCTGGAATGTAAAGACAACGGGCAAGGAATCGACCTTATAAAACATGGACAATACTTGTTCCGATTGTACAAGACCTTCCACGAAAACGCTGAAGGAAAAGGAATTGGTCTATTCTTGGTCAGGCATCAATTGGAATCGTTGGGCGGATCAATTGATGTAGGAAGTACTGAAGGAAAAGGAACCACGTTTGTAGTGAAATTCGGTTCCCCGACATTTGAAGATCATGACAACGCACAAGGTGAAGGGATTGGAAATTTTACCTAA
- a CDS encoding response regulator → MENSKDIWFVDDDDIFRFIVKGLMDETDYAERAVYFDDGDRAIMKMIELAKAGNHEPKLVFLDLSMKHLEGWQLLDLMNEFGTNSKVVILTSSVGLKDRVRAEKEPLVHGYLTKPVDRSQLVAYINTLAA, encoded by the coding sequence ATGGAAAACTCAAAAGACATATGGTTTGTAGATGACGATGATATTTTCCGTTTCATCGTCAAGGGTTTGATGGATGAAACGGATTATGCTGAACGTGCAGTTTATTTTGATGATGGTGACAGAGCCATCATGAAAATGATTGAGCTGGCGAAGGCTGGAAATCACGAACCGAAGCTCGTTTTCCTTGATCTAAGCATGAAACATTTGGAAGGCTGGCAACTGCTTGACCTGATGAACGAGTTTGGAACAAATTCAAAAGTGGTGATCTTAACATCTTCAGTTGGATTGAAGGATCGTGTGCGTGCAGAAAAAGAACCTTTGGTACACGGTTATCTTACAAAACCAGTAGACAGGTCTCAGCTCGTAGCCTACATAAACACCTTAGCTGCTTAG
- a CDS encoding response regulator transcription factor, with product MIRILIADDHEMIRNGLSSLLRGEPDIHVVEMAQNGKEALDFCGTRQIDVVLMDLNMPIMSGVEATKAIRALYPNTQVLAVTINDEPRFIKEVLQAGASGYILKHSTKAEIIDAIKDVADNKQHFSADVLSKISDEFTKGAKKMGPMLTKKEDEVLRLIAQEYTNQEIADRLDCGIRTVDTHKRNLIKKLEVKNVVGLVKYALKMGVVRD from the coding sequence ATGATCAGAATACTTATTGCAGATGACCATGAAATGATCCGCAACGGACTTTCGTCCTTATTGCGAGGTGAACCGGATATTCATGTGGTGGAAATGGCACAGAATGGGAAAGAAGCTCTTGATTTCTGCGGCACACGTCAAATAGATGTAGTGCTGATGGATCTGAATATGCCGATTATGAGTGGGGTGGAGGCTACAAAGGCTATTCGTGCGCTGTATCCGAACACGCAAGTGTTGGCCGTAACTATCAACGATGAGCCTCGATTCATCAAAGAAGTGCTGCAGGCCGGGGCTTCAGGATACATACTCAAGCATTCCACCAAGGCAGAGATCATCGATGCCATCAAAGATGTGGCAGATAATAAGCAGCATTTCAGTGCTGATGTATTATCGAAGATCTCTGATGAGTTTACGAAGGGCGCTAAGAAAATGGGGCCAATGCTTACCAAGAAGGAAGATGAAGTATTACGGCTCATAGCCCAAGAATACACCAATCAAGAAATAGCCGATAGGCTCGATTGTGGAATCCGAACGGTGGATACACACAAACGTAACCTCATCAAAAAATTAGAGGTGAAGAATGTGGTTGGTTTGGTGAAATACGCCCTAAAAATGGGGGTGGTACGGGACTAA
- a CDS encoding PAS domain S-box protein: protein MSKETVVLRAEEQIRLLTRENELLNSIIQGASDSIYAKDLDGRYITINEAGAAFFGLQVDDVIGKTDRDLLGEEGWKYMERDENLYRTGKSIIYESQSVDGKKTQTFSTHKSGLFDSAGKIIGLIGVSRDVTDARLAEKKYQFIFDNAPIGFWEEDFSEVRNYIEELKAQGIDNFRRHFKRSPESLNKCIGLIKILNVNRTTVEMNAADDKASITSRLKHNFTKDSEKVFLEEFVALAEGKTKYQSEATIIDLKGNSHNLLFNLNVLPGHEDSWSLVLVSVVDVSDMRKMENELSSMKYRYQSIVEAQKEMICRVNPEGRILFSNLAFTNFFAFKTKSDNIKFVTLFPPEELDKCERELRTLSAAEPSKTLELRNYNHEGDLVWQEWSVTAFFGNSGTLLGYQAVGSDVTARKMAQEALASSEARWRTVFDHADDLIMTINSEGYILTVNDYSELPKDVKWAGRTFEDVMLPENAQASMELINHVFTTGKGLKTEFKLLKPGEPSMNTYAVSLSPIFHGKRVITVICIARNVTETKEFEKHNREALIEGQENERTRVSQELHDGLGQLFTAIKLNLQHLKSGLDELEDSSPLFERVQALEDNIGIAISEVKNISRNLMPDVLHQFGLKPAIEDMVDKWNASIENKIRLELVDVNQRFSPELEKALFRMCQELINNSVRHGNASQIYVQLINHEDSIVLMVEDDGSGFKPKTTSKGFGLRNIRSRAEVFDGRVEIDSAPGKGTVTTVEIPLNNSLRQ from the coding sequence ATGTCTAAAGAAACCGTTGTGCTGCGTGCTGAAGAGCAGATTCGATTGCTTACGCGTGAGAATGAATTGCTGAACAGTATCATCCAAGGAGCATCCGATTCCATTTATGCGAAAGATCTGGACGGTCGATATATCACCATAAACGAGGCGGGAGCCGCTTTTTTCGGATTGCAAGTAGATGATGTGATCGGAAAGACCGACCGCGATCTACTTGGCGAGGAAGGTTGGAAATACATGGAACGGGATGAAAACCTGTATCGCACAGGCAAGTCCATCATTTACGAGAGTCAAAGCGTAGACGGGAAGAAGACTCAAACCTTTTCCACCCATAAATCTGGATTGTTCGATTCTGCAGGAAAGATCATTGGGCTAATAGGTGTTTCGCGTGATGTAACCGATGCACGATTGGCAGAGAAGAAATACCAGTTCATATTCGATAATGCACCTATAGGATTTTGGGAAGAAGACTTTTCTGAAGTGCGGAATTACATTGAAGAACTGAAGGCGCAAGGGATAGACAATTTCAGAAGACATTTTAAGCGGAGTCCGGAATCCTTGAATAAGTGCATTGGCCTGATCAAGATTTTGAATGTGAACAGAACCACCGTGGAAATGAATGCTGCTGATGATAAAGCATCTATCACTTCTCGGTTAAAGCACAATTTCACAAAGGATTCTGAAAAAGTATTCTTAGAAGAATTTGTAGCACTGGCGGAAGGTAAAACCAAGTATCAGTCGGAAGCCACAATTATAGACCTGAAGGGAAACTCTCACAACTTGCTGTTCAACCTGAATGTACTTCCCGGACATGAAGATTCGTGGTCTCTAGTGCTTGTTTCAGTTGTAGACGTGAGCGACATGCGCAAGATGGAGAACGAGCTTTCCAGTATGAAGTATCGTTACCAGAGTATTGTTGAGGCTCAAAAGGAGATGATATGCAGGGTAAATCCAGAAGGCAGGATTCTATTCAGCAACCTCGCATTTACTAACTTCTTTGCATTTAAAACGAAAAGTGATAACATCAAGTTTGTTACCCTTTTTCCGCCAGAAGAACTTGACAAATGCGAGCGTGAACTACGAACGCTCTCAGCCGCGGAACCAAGCAAAACCTTAGAGCTCCGGAATTATAACCATGAAGGTGATCTGGTTTGGCAAGAATGGTCTGTAACTGCATTTTTCGGTAACTCAGGAACCTTACTTGGATATCAGGCAGTTGGAAGTGACGTGACTGCCAGAAAAATGGCTCAAGAGGCGTTGGCATCGTCTGAAGCACGATGGCGTACGGTTTTCGACCATGCGGATGACCTCATTATGACGATCAACTCAGAAGGATATATCTTAACTGTGAATGATTACAGCGAGCTTCCGAAGGATGTAAAATGGGCCGGTAGAACCTTTGAAGATGTGATGCTTCCAGAGAATGCACAGGCTTCGATGGAACTGATCAATCATGTTTTTACCACAGGAAAGGGCTTGAAAACAGAATTCAAGCTTCTGAAACCTGGTGAGCCAAGTATGAATACCTACGCTGTCTCTCTTTCTCCGATATTTCATGGAAAACGGGTTATAACTGTGATCTGTATTGCCCGAAACGTGACCGAAACGAAGGAATTCGAAAAACATAATCGCGAAGCGCTTATTGAAGGACAGGAAAACGAACGGACGCGCGTTTCGCAAGAGCTACATGATGGTCTTGGTCAACTTTTTACGGCTATCAAACTCAATCTCCAACATTTGAAATCAGGATTAGATGAGTTGGAGGATTCAAGTCCCTTGTTTGAACGTGTTCAGGCCTTGGAAGACAACATCGGTATTGCCATTTCCGAGGTTAAGAATATTTCGAGAAACCTCATGCCCGATGTGTTGCATCAGTTTGGCCTAAAGCCTGCCATTGAAGATATGGTGGATAAGTGGAACGCATCCATTGAGAATAAAATACGACTGGAATTAGTGGATGTGAACCAGCGGTTTTCGCCCGAACTGGAGAAGGCATTGTTTAGAATGTGTCAGGAGTTGATCAACAATTCCGTTCGGCATGGCAACGCCTCGCAGATTTACGTGCAACTCATCAATCACGAAGATTCTATTGTGCTGATGGTGGAGGATGATGGCAGCGGATTCAAACCTAAAACCACGTCAAAAGGTTTTGGACTCAGAAACATTCGTTCACGGGCGGAAGTGTTTGATGGACGGGTTGAAATAGATTCTGCACCAGGAAAGGGCACCGTTACCACAGTTGAGATACCTTTGAACAATTCTTTGAGACAATGA
- a CDS encoding LEA type 2 family protein, with protein sequence MKISPILFLLVLLGLNSCMQIEPLAVKTVTCCELKKALKSETEVAFSIELSNPNPFPINIKKYDLDVRINGNTIGTTENTELTAIPANSTVEKTISVTASTEKLMSGTLMMGLSALLKNDPTTLEIEVAGYVVGSAKGLSKRVRIHEKYPLKMHP encoded by the coding sequence ATGAAAATCAGTCCGATTTTATTTCTTCTTGTTTTGCTTGGATTGAATTCGTGCATGCAGATTGAACCCTTGGCTGTAAAGACAGTAACTTGTTGCGAACTGAAAAAGGCGTTGAAATCTGAAACCGAAGTTGCTTTTTCCATCGAATTGAGTAATCCAAACCCATTTCCCATCAATATTAAAAAGTATGATCTGGATGTTCGGATAAATGGAAATACAATTGGAACCACCGAGAATACCGAACTGACGGCCATCCCAGCCAACAGCACGGTTGAGAAAACGATAAGCGTAACCGCCTCCACCGAAAAACTGATGAGCGGAACCTTGATGATGGGATTGAGCGCACTGCTGAAAAACGACCCCACAACATTGGAGATTGAAGTGGCCGGTTACGTAGTAGGAAGCGCTAAAGGGTTGTCGAAACGCGTTCGGATACATGAGAAATATCCGCTGAAAATGCACCCCTGA
- a CDS encoding aldehyde dehydrogenase — protein MQQILNYINGQFQAPNSGEFLDNYNPATGEVYSLIPDSDASDVAQAVEAAKAAFPLWSALTREERSQHMLNVSKRITERSDELAQAESTDNGKPFWLAKLVDIPRASDNFKFFATAILHDSSEVHDTDGKYLNYTLRQPIGVAGCISPWNLPLYLFTWKIAPALASGNTVVAKPSEITPMTAFLLSQICDEVGFPKGVLNIVHGLGGKVGSAITEHVDVPIISFTGGTETGKAIARTAAPMFKKLSLELGGKNPNIIFDDCDLDNALKTSLNSSFANQGQICLCGSRIYVQKGIYQEFKTRFVELVKAMKVGDPKSPDVKLGAVVSKPHFDKILSYVQLAKEEGGTVLCGGKEAETGMGGWFIEPTIIEGLPETCRTNQEEIFGPVVTIQPFETEEEVLGYANGTKYGLATTVWTNDLTKAHRVAANLHTGIVWINCWLVRDLRTPFGGVKQSGVGREGGWEALRFFTEPKNVCIPMF, from the coding sequence ATGCAGCAGATTCTCAACTACATCAACGGGCAGTTTCAGGCCCCAAACTCAGGCGAGTTCTTGGATAACTACAATCCTGCCACGGGCGAGGTCTATTCGCTGATTCCTGATTCGGATGCGAGCGATGTGGCGCAAGCGGTTGAGGCTGCGAAAGCCGCGTTTCCACTTTGGTCGGCACTCACACGTGAAGAACGTTCACAGCACATGCTCAACGTTTCTAAACGGATAACGGAGCGTTCGGATGAACTGGCACAAGCTGAATCTACCGACAACGGTAAGCCATTTTGGTTGGCCAAGTTGGTTGATATTCCTCGCGCTAGCGACAACTTCAAATTCTTTGCAACGGCCATTTTGCACGATAGTTCTGAAGTGCACGATACAGATGGAAAGTATCTGAACTACACGCTTCGTCAACCCATTGGTGTGGCAGGCTGCATCTCGCCATGGAATTTGCCGCTCTACCTTTTCACCTGGAAAATAGCTCCAGCCTTGGCATCTGGGAACACAGTTGTGGCCAAACCATCAGAGATCACACCGATGACAGCTTTCTTGCTTTCGCAGATCTGTGATGAGGTTGGATTTCCGAAAGGCGTGCTGAATATTGTGCACGGGCTAGGAGGGAAGGTTGGCTCCGCCATTACAGAACATGTGGATGTTCCGATCATCTCCTTTACGGGCGGGACCGAAACAGGAAAGGCCATTGCACGTACGGCTGCGCCCATGTTCAAGAAACTTTCTTTAGAGCTGGGCGGAAAGAATCCGAACATCATTTTTGATGATTGCGACCTGGATAATGCCTTGAAGACATCGCTCAATTCCAGTTTTGCCAATCAGGGACAGATCTGTCTGTGTGGCTCGCGCATTTATGTTCAGAAAGGAATTTATCAGGAGTTCAAAACCCGATTCGTTGAGCTGGTGAAAGCCATGAAAGTGGGCGACCCTAAATCACCAGATGTGAAACTTGGCGCTGTGGTCTCCAAACCGCATTTCGATAAGATTCTATCCTATGTTCAACTGGCCAAAGAAGAAGGCGGAACAGTCCTTTGTGGCGGAAAAGAGGCCGAAACGGGAATGGGCGGTTGGTTCATTGAACCGACCATTATTGAAGGTTTGCCAGAAACCTGCCGTACAAATCAGGAAGAGATCTTTGGCCCAGTGGTTACCATTCAACCCTTCGAAACAGAAGAAGAGGTTTTGGGCTATGCCAATGGAACCAAATACGGGCTTGCAACAACGGTTTGGACAAATGATCTGACGAAAGCACATCGCGTAGCTGCCAATTTGCATACTGGAATTGTATGGATAAACTGCTGGCTGGTGCGTGATCTGAGAACTCCGTTCGGTGGTGTAAAGCAATCTGGTGTTGGGCGCGAAGGCGGTTGGGAAGCCTTGCGGTTCTTCACCGAGCCCAAGAATGTGTGCATTCCGATGTTCTGA